The proteins below are encoded in one region of Segatella copri:
- the xerA gene encoding site-specific tyrosine recombinase/integron integrase, whose protein sequence is MRNEIIKNYMRYLKLGRNFSKNTLDAYYHDLNFLLEYADKNNLVLTEMKLEDLENFSASLHDRGVSARSQARILSGIRSFYRYLVLDDYIKDDPTELLVSPQIGKHLPEYLSVEEVDMLEAAIDLEKWEGQRNKAIIETLFSCGLRVSELVNLKKSDVFEEEKFIRVIGKGNKERIVPISGKALKEINLWYIDRNLMTIKPGEEDYVFLNRRGAHLTRNMILIMIKNAAYDAGIKKTISPHTLRHSFATALLKGGADLRVIQALLGHEDIGTTEIYTHLETSDLRRAILEHHPRNIKYSGENQVFDSDKTDKRCPNNR, encoded by the coding sequence ATGAGGAATGAAATTATAAAGAACTATATGAGATACCTCAAGTTGGGGCGTAATTTCTCCAAAAATACGTTGGATGCCTATTACCATGACTTGAATTTTCTCTTGGAGTATGCTGATAAGAATAATTTGGTGCTGACGGAAATGAAATTGGAAGACTTGGAGAATTTTTCTGCAAGTTTGCATGATCGTGGTGTTTCTGCTCGTTCACAAGCTCGGATTTTGAGCGGAATCCGTTCTTTCTACCGGTATCTGGTGCTTGATGATTATATAAAAGACGATCCGACCGAATTACTGGTTTCTCCCCAAATAGGAAAGCATTTGCCGGAGTATTTATCTGTAGAAGAGGTTGACATGCTTGAAGCGGCTATCGATTTGGAAAAATGGGAGGGACAGCGTAATAAGGCGATTATAGAAACCCTGTTCTCCTGTGGCCTTCGCGTTTCGGAACTTGTGAATCTAAAGAAAAGCGATGTGTTTGAAGAAGAAAAGTTTATTAGGGTCATAGGTAAAGGTAACAAGGAACGCATCGTTCCTATTTCTGGTAAGGCTCTGAAAGAAATCAATCTTTGGTATATAGACCGGAATCTGATGACAATCAAGCCAGGTGAGGAAGACTATGTCTTCTTGAATCGTAGAGGTGCTCATCTCACACGCAATATGATACTTATCATGATAAAAAATGCGGCTTATGATGCAGGAATCAAGAAAACCATTTCTCCTCATACTTTACGCCATAGTTTTGCTACAGCCTTGTTGAAAGGTGGAGCCGATCTGAGGGTAATTCAGGCCTTGTTGGGGCATGAAGATATTGGAACCACAGAGATTTATACTCATCTTGAAACTTCAGATTTGCGCAGAGCTATCTTGGAACATCATCCTCGAAATATCAAATATAGTGGAGAAAACCAAGTGTTTGATTCTGATAAAACAGACAAAAGATGCCCGAATAACAGATAA
- the rnpA gene encoding ribonuclease P protein component codes for MSTDRNKTFGKKEHLCKLTLIEQLFGGGAKAMTAWPMRMVFLLVDKKDEQAPSVQVLISVSKRYFKHAVKRNRVKRQIREAFRYQKQELETCMQNYVGKQLLVAFVWQTEQLQPSKLVSTKMTKLLDRLVVNIKEMQSETVMKESSL; via the coding sequence ATGTCAACAGACAGAAATAAAACATTCGGAAAGAAAGAGCATCTATGTAAACTGACACTTATAGAACAGCTCTTTGGAGGTGGTGCTAAAGCAATGACGGCATGGCCTATGAGAATGGTGTTTCTTCTTGTTGACAAGAAAGATGAGCAAGCACCTTCTGTTCAAGTTCTTATCAGTGTATCAAAGCGTTATTTTAAGCACGCAGTAAAGCGCAATCGGGTAAAGCGACAGATACGTGAAGCTTTTCGTTATCAAAAACAGGAGCTGGAGACTTGTATGCAGAATTATGTTGGAAAACAATTGCTTGTGGCTTTTGTTTGGCAAACAGAACAATTGCAGCCTTCAAAGCTGGTTTCAACCAAAATGACTAAACTTTTGGATAGATTGGTTGTTAATATCAAGGAGATGCAATCTGAAACAGTCATGAAAGAGAGCAGTTTATGA
- the metK gene encoding methionine adenosyltransferase codes for MAYLFSSESVSEGHPDKVADQISDALLDQFLAYDDHAHCAIETFCTTGQVVIMGEVRSNVYVDLQTIARKTIKKIGYTKSEYQFDGDSCGVLTAIHEQSDDINRGVSREEDDNQGAGDQGMMFGYATTETENYMPVSLDLAQLIMRVLADIRKEGKVMTYLRPDSKSQVTIEYSDDNIPQRIDTIVVSTQHDDFIKKANGEDDDDAMLAKIREDVINILIPRVKTHLSDKVLALFNDDIKYFVNPTGKFVIGGPHGDTGLTGRKIIVDTYGGKGAHGGGAFSGKDSSKVDRSAAYAARYIAKNMVAAGVADEMLVQVSYAIGVAEPVSIYVNTYGRSHVNITDGEIAKKIAEMFDLRPKAIERQLKLRQPMFQETAAYGHMGRKNEIVEKTFTSRYHEAKTVKVELFTWEKLDKVDEIKKVFGL; via the coding sequence ATGGCATATTTGTTTTCATCAGAATCAGTTTCTGAAGGACATCCAGATAAAGTGGCTGATCAGATTTCAGATGCATTGCTTGACCAGTTTTTGGCTTACGATGACCACGCTCATTGCGCCATCGAAACCTTTTGTACTACTGGTCAGGTAGTAATCATGGGTGAGGTTCGCTCTAACGTTTATGTTGATTTGCAGACCATTGCCCGCAAGACTATCAAGAAAATCGGTTATACCAAGAGCGAATATCAGTTTGACGGCGACTCTTGTGGTGTGCTTACTGCTATCCATGAACAGAGCGATGATATTAACCGCGGTGTAAGTCGTGAGGAGGATGATAATCAGGGTGCAGGCGACCAGGGTATGATGTTCGGTTATGCTACAACGGAAACCGAGAATTATATGCCGGTATCACTCGACTTGGCTCAGCTCATCATGCGTGTCCTTGCAGATATCCGCAAGGAGGGCAAGGTGATGACTTATCTCCGTCCGGACTCTAAGAGCCAGGTAACTATCGAATATTCAGACGATAATATCCCACAGCGCATCGATACCATCGTAGTTTCTACCCAGCATGATGATTTTATCAAGAAGGCAAATGGTGAGGACGATGATGATGCTATGCTGGCAAAGATTCGTGAGGATGTAATCAATATCCTGATTCCAAGAGTAAAGACTCATCTGAGTGATAAGGTGTTGGCTCTCTTCAATGATGATATCAAGTACTTCGTAAACCCTACAGGTAAGTTCGTGATTGGTGGTCCTCATGGAGATACAGGTCTTACCGGTCGTAAAATTATTGTAGATACTTATGGAGGTAAGGGTGCTCATGGTGGTGGTGCCTTCTCAGGTAAGGATAGCAGTAAGGTTGACCGTTCTGCAGCTTATGCTGCTCGTTATATTGCAAAGAATATGGTTGCTGCCGGCGTTGCAGATGAAATGTTGGTTCAGGTAAGTTATGCTATCGGTGTGGCAGAACCGGTTAGTATCTATGTAAATACTTACGGCAGAAGCCATGTGAATATTACTGACGGCGAGATTGCAAAGAAAATTGCAGAAATGTTTGATCTTCGTCCTAAAGCAATCGAGCGCCAGTTGAAGTTGCGCCAGCCAATGTTCCAGGAAACTGCGGCATATGGACACATGGGACGTAAGAATGAGATAGTAGAGAAAACCTTCACCAGCCGATATCATGAGGCTAAAACTGTGAAGGTAGAACTCTTTACATGGGAAAAATTAGATAAGGTAGACGAAATCAAGAAAGTTTTCGGACTTTAA
- a CDS encoding rhomboid family intramembrane serine protease: MRNIPIVTKNLLIVNVVAFLACMLMDKSMGGGSGLTDMFGLHFFLASDFHIYQLVTYMFMHGGFQHILFNMFALWMFGCVVERVWGPKKFLFYYIACGVGAGLFQEAAQYITYVAKDMAAYDYVSVNGARITMEQYLNLWTTVGASGAIYAILLAFGMIYPNERLFIFPLPVPIKAKFFVIGYAVIELVSTFSLSDDGVAHIAHLGGMVFGFFLIRYWRKQIGNGYYQSNSADAFDKLKGMFGGKRRAGRTHFTYTKNESYNPTYEQDAECKTNEKVVSQEEIDRILDKIRKSGYDSLTQSEKQMLFDQSNK, encoded by the coding sequence ATGCGCAATATTCCAATTGTAACAAAGAATTTGCTGATAGTGAATGTAGTAGCATTCCTGGCATGCATGCTGATGGACAAGAGTATGGGTGGCGGTTCTGGCCTGACAGATATGTTTGGGCTTCATTTCTTCCTGGCATCCGATTTCCATATTTATCAGTTAGTTACCTACATGTTTATGCATGGTGGTTTCCAGCATATTCTCTTTAATATGTTTGCCTTATGGATGTTTGGCTGTGTGGTTGAAAGAGTTTGGGGACCAAAGAAATTCCTTTTTTATTACATAGCGTGTGGAGTGGGAGCAGGTTTGTTCCAGGAAGCTGCACAGTATATTACCTATGTGGCAAAGGATATGGCAGCTTATGATTATGTTAGTGTTAATGGAGCCAGAATAACAATGGAGCAATATCTGAACCTATGGACTACCGTGGGTGCTTCAGGAGCTATTTATGCCATATTGCTTGCCTTTGGTATGATTTATCCAAACGAGCGTCTCTTCATTTTCCCGTTGCCAGTTCCTATTAAAGCTAAATTCTTCGTGATAGGTTATGCTGTCATTGAATTGGTTTCAACATTCTCTCTCTCTGATGACGGTGTGGCTCATATTGCCCATTTGGGAGGTATGGTCTTTGGATTCTTCCTGATCCGTTATTGGCGTAAGCAGATTGGTAATGGTTACTATCAGTCTAATTCTGCTGATGCATTCGATAAGTTGAAAGGTATGTTCGGCGGAAAGCGTCGGGCAGGTAGAACGCATTTTACTTATACCAAGAATGAATCTTATAATCCGACTTATGAACAGGATGCTGAATGTAAGACCAATGAAAAGGTCGTATCTCAGGAAGAGATAGATAGAATCTTGGATAAGATAAGGAAAAGCGGTTATGATAGCTTGACTCAGAGTGAAAAGCAGATGCTCTTTGATCAGAGCAATAAGTAG
- the tyrS gene encoding tyrosine--tRNA ligase, whose protein sequence is MAKNFVEELKWRGMLAQIMPGTEEYLNTHMVSAYLGTDPTADSLHIGHLCGIMMLRHLQRCGHKPYLLVGGATGMIGDPSGKSQERNLLDSETLYHNQEAIKKQVSKFLDFDGNEPNKAELVNNYDWMKDFTFLDFARVVGKHITVNYMMAKDSVQKRLNGEARDGLSFTEFTYQLLQGYDFLYQYEKYGVRLQLGGNDQWGNMTTGTELIHRTLGNDAECFCLTCPLITKADGKKFGKTESGNIWLDRNRTTPYAFYQFWLNVSDDDAEKYIKIFTDLDKETIDALVEEHKQDPGRRVLQKRLAEEVTIMVHSQEDLDMAIAASNILFGKATKENLAQLDEATLNDVFANVPHYDLDKNLLGGTAVDLFNQEGMQIFPSKSEMRKLVKGGGVSLNKEKLAAFDQVVTADDLIDGKYLLVQKGKKNYFLITVK, encoded by the coding sequence ATGGCAAAAAATTTTGTTGAAGAATTGAAATGGCGTGGTATGCTGGCGCAGATAATGCCAGGTACTGAGGAATATCTCAACACCCACATGGTGTCTGCCTATCTCGGAACCGACCCTACTGCAGACTCTCTGCACATCGGTCACCTTTGTGGTATCATGATGTTGCGCCACTTGCAGCGTTGTGGCCATAAGCCTTATCTCCTCGTCGGCGGTGCCACGGGTATGATTGGCGACCCTTCTGGCAAGAGCCAGGAGCGCAATCTTCTCGATTCAGAGACTCTCTATCATAACCAGGAAGCTATCAAGAAGCAGGTATCTAAGTTCCTCGACTTCGATGGCAATGAGCCTAACAAGGCGGAGTTGGTGAACAACTACGACTGGATGAAGGACTTCACCTTCCTCGATTTCGCTCGTGTGGTTGGTAAGCATATCACTGTAAACTACATGATGGCGAAGGATAGCGTGCAGAAGCGCTTGAATGGTGAGGCTCGCGACGGCTTGTCTTTCACTGAGTTCACCTATCAGTTGCTTCAGGGCTACGACTTCCTCTATCAGTATGAGAAGTATGGTGTTCGTCTCCAGTTGGGTGGTAACGACCAGTGGGGTAACATGACTACCGGTACTGAGCTGATTCACCGTACATTGGGTAACGACGCAGAGTGCTTCTGCCTCACTTGCCCATTGATTACCAAGGCAGACGGTAAGAAGTTCGGTAAGACAGAGAGTGGTAACATCTGGTTGGACCGTAATCGCACTACTCCTTACGCTTTCTACCAGTTCTGGTTGAACGTAAGCGATGATGATGCCGAGAAGTACATCAAGATCTTCACTGACCTTGACAAGGAGACTATCGATGCTCTCGTAGAGGAGCACAAGCAGGATCCTGGTCGCCGTGTACTCCAGAAGCGTCTGGCTGAGGAGGTTACCATAATGGTTCACTCTCAGGAGGATTTGGATATGGCTATCGCAGCCAGCAACATCCTCTTCGGTAAGGCAACCAAGGAGAATCTGGCACAGCTCGATGAGGCTACTTTGAATGATGTATTTGCCAATGTACCTCACTACGACCTCGACAAGAACTTGCTCGGTGGTACAGCTGTTGACCTCTTCAACCAGGAAGGTATGCAGATCTTCCCAAGTAAGAGCGAGATGCGCAAGCTCGTTAAGGGTGGTGGCGTTTCACTCAACAAGGAGAAACTCGCTGCTTTTGACCAGGTTGTAACTGCTGATGACCTGATTGACGGTAAGTATCTTTTGGTTCAGAAAGGTAAGAAGAACTACTTCTTGATTACCGTTAAGTAA
- a CDS encoding DUF4271 domain-containing protein → MVQQADSIQTGAALEAESQQQVLRQHSSQLTPKEVLSWLPKNATPAQQDSMIRAHIKPSEIHWSEMPDTLHLPGHKAGKSFRDVSLPQYYRESFFSKDSLFHPELKGGRLGVAGDPVPYTVAGDNFITSLLLVCFLLACIAFSKSKHFVIRQAKTFFRTPRIGTTEVTETSSEVRYQFFFVLQTCLLLAIGYFIYSKASISDTFIVDQYQVISIYAGCMGGYFLLKAFLYVISGWVFFEKKKNVQWLKAYLFLISCQGVALFPMVMLLSYFDFPLQIAVIYTLTILGLVKLLAFLKAYIIFFRRNGVFLQIFLYFCALEVIPLFALWGGLVLISHYLKINF, encoded by the coding sequence ATGGTGCAACAGGCAGATTCGATACAGACAGGTGCCGCACTTGAGGCTGAATCGCAACAGCAAGTGCTCAGGCAACATAGCAGCCAGCTCACACCCAAAGAGGTGTTGAGCTGGCTGCCTAAGAATGCAACGCCAGCTCAGCAGGACTCCATGATTAGGGCACATATCAAGCCCAGTGAGATTCATTGGAGCGAGATGCCGGATACATTACACTTGCCAGGACATAAGGCAGGTAAGAGTTTTAGGGATGTAAGTTTGCCACAATATTATCGTGAGTCATTCTTTTCAAAAGATTCTCTGTTTCATCCGGAATTAAAGGGTGGACGCTTGGGGGTGGCAGGTGATCCTGTTCCCTATACGGTAGCTGGTGATAACTTTATTACTTCATTGCTGTTGGTCTGTTTTCTCTTGGCTTGTATAGCATTCTCTAAATCTAAGCATTTTGTTATACGCCAGGCAAAAACCTTCTTCCGTACTCCACGCATCGGTACAACAGAGGTGACGGAGACCAGTTCTGAAGTAAGATACCAGTTCTTCTTCGTGTTGCAGACCTGTCTTTTGCTGGCAATCGGGTATTTCATTTATTCGAAAGCATCTATCAGCGATACGTTTATCGTAGACCAATATCAGGTGATCAGTATATATGCTGGTTGTATGGGGGGCTATTTCTTGTTGAAGGCGTTCCTCTATGTGATTTCTGGTTGGGTATTTTTTGAAAAGAAAAAAAATGTACAATGGCTCAAGGCATACTTGTTCCTTATATCATGTCAAGGAGTGGCCTTGTTCCCAATGGTGATGCTTTTGTCGTATTTCGATTTTCCATTGCAAATTGCAGTGATATACACGTTGACTATCCTTGGATTAGTTAAATTGTTGGCTTTTTTGAAGGCTTACATTATCTTTTTTAGAAGAAATGGCGTGTTTCTGCAAATATTTTTGTACTTTTGTGCCCTTGAAGTGATACCCTTGTTCGCTCTTTGGGGTGGACTTGTGTTAATCAGTCATTATTTGAAAATAAACTTTTAA
- the aroQ gene encoding type II 3-dehydroquinate dehydratase: MKIQIINGPNLNLLGVREPGIYGSNSFESYLPKLKAKFPDIEIEYFQSNIEGELINKLQEVGFSHDGVVLNAGAYTHTSIALQDCIRSLKCPCVEVHISNVHKREEFRHHSYISCACLGVICGFGLASYELAISGILAQKETEE; this comes from the coding sequence ATGAAGATACAAATTATTAATGGTCCAAACTTGAACCTTCTTGGTGTAAGAGAACCAGGTATTTATGGTAGCAATTCTTTCGAGAGTTATCTGCCTAAGCTGAAAGCGAAATTCCCAGATATTGAGATAGAGTACTTTCAGAGCAACATTGAAGGCGAGTTAATCAACAAGTTGCAGGAAGTTGGTTTTTCCCATGATGGTGTAGTACTCAATGCTGGCGCCTATACTCATACCAGCATCGCCTTGCAGGATTGTATTCGCAGTTTGAAATGCCCTTGCGTTGAAGTACACATCTCTAATGTGCATAAACGTGAAGAGTTCCGCCATCATTCATATATTTCCTGTGCTTGCCTGGGCGTAATCTGCGGTTTCGGTCTGGCTTCTTACGAACTTGCCATTTCAGGAATCTTAGCACAGAAAGAAACAGAAGAGTAA
- the yidD gene encoding membrane protein insertion efficiency factor YidD, with protein MKILFMIAHGMRKVLVWILILPILFYQKCITPYTPPSCRFQPTCSEYARQAILKHGPFKGLALAVWRILRCNPWGGSGYDPVP; from the coding sequence ATGAAGATTCTCTTTATGATAGCACATGGCATGAGAAAGGTGTTGGTATGGATTCTTATACTGCCGATATTGTTTTATCAGAAGTGTATTACTCCTTATACGCCACCTTCCTGTCGCTTTCAGCCCACTTGCTCAGAGTATGCGAGACAAGCCATCCTGAAGCATGGTCCCTTTAAGGGACTGGCTTTGGCTGTTTGGCGCATCTTAAGATGCAATCCTTGGGGTGGTTCGGGTTATGATCCCGTACCGTAA
- a CDS encoding gluconate 5-dehydrogenase, which yields MDFNKLFSLEGKVALVTGAAYGIGFAIAEAYAKAGAKIAFNCRSQHHMDQALADYKAKGIEAKGYICDVTDEEQVKNMVADIEKELGVIDILVNNAGIIKRIPMTEMSVDDFKQVIDIDLTAPFIVSKAVIPGMIKKGHGKIINICSMMSELGRETVSAYAAAKGGLKMLTRNICSEYGEYNIQCNGLGPGYIATPQTAPLRECQADGSRHPFDSFICAKTPAGRWLEPEELAGPAVFLASDASNAVNGHILYVDGGILAYIGKQPK from the coding sequence ATGGACTTTAACAAACTATTCTCATTGGAGGGTAAGGTTGCCCTCGTAACAGGTGCCGCATACGGTATCGGTTTCGCTATTGCTGAGGCTTATGCCAAGGCTGGTGCTAAGATTGCTTTCAATTGCCGCAGCCAGCACCACATGGATCAGGCTCTTGCAGATTACAAAGCAAAGGGTATTGAGGCAAAGGGTTATATCTGTGATGTAACAGATGAGGAACAGGTGAAAAACATGGTAGCTGACATCGAGAAGGAACTTGGTGTTATTGATATTTTGGTAAACAACGCAGGTATTATCAAGCGTATTCCTATGACAGAGATGTCTGTAGATGACTTTAAGCAGGTTATTGACATTGACCTCACTGCACCTTTCATCGTATCTAAGGCAGTTATCCCTGGTATGATTAAGAAGGGGCATGGTAAGATTATCAACATCTGTTCTATGATGAGCGAGCTGGGCCGTGAGACTGTTTCTGCATACGCAGCTGCCAAGGGTGGCTTGAAGATGTTGACACGTAACATCTGCTCAGAGTATGGTGAGTACAACATCCAGTGCAATGGCTTGGGCCCTGGTTACATCGCAACTCCTCAGACAGCACCTCTCCGTGAGTGTCAGGCAGATGGTAGCCGTCATCCATTCGATAGCTTTATCTGTGCAAAGACTCCTGCTGGTCGCTGGTTGGAACCAGAAGAGTTGGCAGGTCCTGCAGTTTTCTTGGCTTCAGATGCTTCTAATGCAGTGAATGGTCACATTCTCTATGTAGATGGTGGTATCTTGGCATATATCGGAAAGCAGCCAAAATAA
- a CDS encoding O-methyltransferase — translation MTETELIDKYICQHIEPEGDYLYRLYRATNIHTIHGRMASGHIQGRLLKMLVEMIRPKNILEVGTFSGYSAICLAQGLQEGGKLYTFEINDEMEDFTRPWIEGSNVADKIDFRIGDANIEAPQLGVKFDMAFVDGDKRTYIETYEMVMSILNPGGYILADNTLWDGHVIDPAYDRDHQTQGIRAFNDLIARDPRVEVVILPLRDGLTLIRKK, via the coding sequence ATGACAGAGACAGAACTTATAGACAAATATATCTGCCAGCATATAGAGCCTGAAGGCGATTATCTGTATCGTCTTTACCGCGCCACCAATATACATACTATCCATGGACGTATGGCTAGCGGCCATATTCAGGGCAGACTTCTCAAGATGCTTGTAGAGATGATTCGCCCGAAGAACATTCTGGAAGTAGGTACATTTAGTGGCTATAGTGCTATCTGCCTGGCCCAGGGATTGCAGGAAGGTGGAAAACTCTACACTTTCGAGATCAATGATGAGATGGAAGATTTTACCCGTCCCTGGATAGAAGGTTCGAATGTTGCCGATAAGATTGACTTCCGCATCGGTGATGCCAACATAGAAGCGCCCCAACTAGGCGTAAAATTCGATATGGCTTTTGTTGATGGCGATAAGCGTACCTATATAGAAACGTATGAAATGGTTATGAGCATCCTGAACCCTGGAGGCTACATCCTTGCAGACAATACTCTTTGGGATGGTCACGTCATCGATCCTGCCTACGACCGAGACCACCAGACTCAAGGCATTCGGGCTTTCAATGATTTAATAGCAAGAGATCCTAGAGTAGAGGTTGTAATCTTACCACTACGCGATGGTCTTACACTCATCAGGAAAAAATAA
- a CDS encoding FtsX-like permease family protein, whose translation MNFPFFIARRYLFSKKSTHVINVISSISVIGVAVATMALVIVLSVFNGFHDLVASLFTSFDPQLKVVPVEGKTAPADDPILTKIRLLPQVDVATETVEDQALAIYNDHQAMVKIKGVDDNFAELSHITDILYGDGSFSLHAANLEYGTVGIRLAQNLGIGAQWDGFLKIYAPKKEGQLDMTNPGDGFVVDSLNSPGVLFAVKQAKYDKNYIITSISFARNLFGQQGMLSDLELRLKPGSNLDAVKAEMQQIAGNKYKVLDRFEQQEDTFKIMSIEKMIAYIFLTFILVVACFNIIGSLSMLIIDKKNDVVTLRNLGANDKQITRVFLFEGRMIAVIGAVIGIGLGLLLCFLQQQYGFVRLGDSEGSFIVDAYPVSVHYSDVAIIFVTVIAVGWLAVWYPVRALSKRLLS comes from the coding sequence ATGAATTTCCCATTCTTTATAGCTCGCAGGTATCTTTTCTCAAAGAAGAGTACGCACGTCATCAACGTCATCAGTTCTATTTCTGTAATAGGTGTGGCGGTAGCTACGATGGCTCTGGTCATCGTTCTGAGTGTTTTTAACGGCTTCCATGACCTGGTAGCTTCACTCTTTACGAGTTTTGACCCACAACTCAAGGTTGTGCCTGTTGAGGGAAAGACTGCACCTGCAGATGATCCTATTCTTACTAAGATTCGTCTTTTGCCGCAGGTAGATGTTGCAACAGAAACCGTAGAAGATCAAGCTCTTGCAATCTATAATGATCATCAGGCTATGGTGAAAATCAAGGGTGTAGATGATAATTTTGCAGAACTTTCTCATATTACAGATATTTTATATGGTGATGGCTCTTTCTCCTTGCATGCTGCCAATCTGGAATATGGAACCGTAGGTATCCGTCTTGCCCAGAATTTAGGCATAGGAGCACAATGGGATGGTTTCCTGAAAATCTATGCTCCTAAAAAGGAAGGACAGCTGGATATGACTAACCCTGGTGATGGCTTTGTTGTTGACTCGCTCAACTCTCCTGGCGTACTTTTTGCCGTCAAACAGGCTAAGTATGATAAAAACTACATCATCACTTCTATTTCATTTGCCCGTAATCTCTTTGGTCAGCAAGGTATGCTCTCTGATTTGGAATTACGCTTGAAACCGGGTAGCAATCTGGATGCTGTAAAGGCAGAGATGCAGCAGATAGCTGGTAATAAATATAAAGTGCTTGACAGATTTGAACAACAGGAAGATACCTTTAAAATTATGTCGATAGAGAAGATGATTGCTTATATCTTCCTGACCTTTATCTTAGTTGTTGCATGTTTCAATATCATCGGGTCGCTTTCTATGCTTATTATTGATAAGAAAAATGATGTAGTGACTCTTCGTAATCTTGGAGCTAACGATAAGCAGATTACCAGAGTATTTCTTTTTGAAGGTAGAATGATAGCTGTGATAGGTGCTGTTATCGGTATTGGATTGGGCTTGCTCCTCTGCTTTTTGCAGCAGCAATATGGATTTGTACGTCTGGGAGATTCTGAAGGCTCCTTTATTGTTGATGCTTATCCGGTAAGTGTTCATTACTCAGATGTTGCTATTATCTTCGTTACTGTAATTGCTGTAGGTTGGCTTGCTGTATGGTATCCTGTAAGAGCGCTGAGTAAAAGGCTGTTGAGTTAA
- a CDS encoding HU family DNA-binding protein, which produces MNKTELIDKIAAGAEITKAQAKAALEATTNALKEALIAGDKIQLVGFGTFSINERPAREGINPATKEKIQIAAKKVAKFKAGAELADAINK; this is translated from the coding sequence ATGAACAAGACAGAATTGATTGACAAGATTGCAGCAGGTGCTGAGATTACAAAGGCACAGGCTAAGGCCGCTCTTGAAGCTACAACAAACGCATTGAAGGAAGCCCTCATTGCAGGTGACAAGATCCAGTTGGTAGGTTTCGGTACATTCAGCATTAACGAGCGTCCTGCTCGTGAGGGTATCAATCCAGCTACTAAGGAGAAGATCCAGATTGCAGCTAAAAAGGTTGCTAAGTTCAAGGCTGGTGCTGAGCTTGCAGATGCAATCAACAAATAA
- a CDS encoding uroporphyrinogen-III synthase, protein MIKKILVSQPKPASEKSPYFDIQAQYGVECVFRPFFKVEGLSSKEFRQQKINLLDYTAVVFTSRHAVDNYFKLAKEMRITIPEDMKYFCVIETIALYIQKYVQYRKRKVFFGDTGKIDGLMGQMARHKTEKYLVPLSSVHNDDIANLLDEKKLNHTECVMYRTVSNDFSEEEIKNFDYDMMLFFSPTGVKALKKNFPNFEQGNIAVGAFGPATAKTVEDEGLRLDLEAPNKAFPSMTGALADYLKRHNKIRNI, encoded by the coding sequence ATGATAAAGAAAATTTTAGTTTCTCAGCCAAAACCTGCAAGTGAGAAGTCTCCTTACTTCGATATCCAGGCTCAATATGGAGTAGAATGCGTGTTCCGTCCATTTTTTAAGGTAGAGGGGCTCTCTTCTAAAGAATTCCGTCAGCAGAAAATAAATTTGCTTGACTATACTGCTGTCGTATTTACATCTCGTCATGCAGTAGACAACTACTTTAAATTAGCTAAGGAGATGCGTATCACAATTCCTGAAGATATGAAATATTTCTGTGTGATAGAGACGATCGCTCTCTACATCCAAAAGTATGTTCAGTATCGCAAGCGTAAGGTGTTCTTTGGTGATACAGGTAAAATTGATGGGTTGATGGGACAGATGGCTCGCCATAAAACCGAGAAATATCTGGTACCATTAAGCAGTGTTCATAATGATGATATTGCCAACTTGCTTGATGAGAAAAAACTCAATCATACAGAATGTGTGATGTATCGTACTGTAAGCAATGATTTCTCAGAAGAGGAAATCAAGAACTTCGATTATGATATGATGCTTTTCTTTAGTCCAACAGGTGTAAAGGCTCTGAAGAAGAATTTCCCTAATTTTGAACAAGGGAATATCGCTGTTGGCGCTTTTGGTCCTGCTACAGCAAAAACGGTTGAAGATGAGGGCTTACGCCTTGATCTGGAGGCTCCTAATAAAGCTTTTCCATCTATGACAGGTGCCTTGGCAGATTATCTGAAACGTCATAATAAAATAAGAAATATTTAA